In the Bos taurus isolate L1 Dominette 01449 registration number 42190680 breed Hereford chromosome 21, ARS-UCD2.0, whole genome shotgun sequence genome, one interval contains:
- the ELL3 gene encoding RNA polymerase II elongation factor ELL3 (The RefSeq protein has 1 substitution compared to this genomic sequence) has protein sequence MEGPQELLSGKLRLCFTPAARTSLLLLKLNDAALRALQECHRQQVRPVIAFQGNRGYLRLPGPHWSCLFSFIVSQCGQEGPGGPGLDLVCQCPGRSGPNRLHCLGPLRERLTNWAAMDSIPAPSSLQRHNRTEDARDRESWQNVGDYPEADTISQSQMGLEEVPDPLASSQGQSLPGSSREHMAQWEVRNQTLLPNRDPDQALPPSASQKHVDKKRPAPAAMVELKQKRLRTLAPSPLQGLPSQDLQEEDWEQEDKDEDMGPRLEHSPSVQADSESLSPEEVPDYLLQYRAIHSAEQQHAYEQDFETDYAEYRILHARVAAASQRFIELAAEMNNVQRGTPEHKALEEKIVQEYKKFRKRYPGYREEKRRCEYLHQKLSHIKGLILEFEEKNRGS, from the exons ATGGAGGGACCCCAGGAGCTTCTGAGTGGGAAGCTCCGGCTCTGCTTCACCCCGGCTGCCCGGACCAGCCTCCTACTGCTCAAGCTCAACGACGCAGCGCTGCGAGCGCTGCAAGAGTGTCATCGGCAACAG GTTCGGCCAGTGATTGCTTTCCAAGGCAACCGAGGG TACCTGAGGCTCCCAGGTCCCCACTGGTCCTGCCTCTTTTCCTTCATAGTGTCTCAGTGTGGCCAGGAGggccctggtggtccaggcttGGACCTTGTGTGCCAGTGCCCAGGCAG GTCTGGGCCTAACCGCCTCCACTGCCTGGGTCCACTCAGGGAGCGCCTCACGATTTGGGCAGCTATGGATTCTATCCCAGCTCCATCTTCACTTCAGAGACACAACCGGACTGAAGATGCCAGGGACCGTGAGAGCTGGCAGAATGTGGGAGACTATCCTGAAGCAGACACAATTTCACAGTCACAGATGGGACTAGAAGAG GTGCCAGACCCACTGGCAAGCAGCCAAGGACAGTCACTCCCAGGATCCTCGAGGGAACACATGGCACAGTGGGAAGTGAG GAACCAGACCCTTCTTCCAAACAGAGATCCTGATCAGGCACTGCCTCCCTCTGCTAGCCAGAAACATGTGGACAAG AAACGTCCAGCGCCTGCAGCTATGgtagaattaaaacaaaagagGCTCAGAACTCTAGCTCCAAGTCCCCTACAAGGACTGCCCAGTCAGGACTTACAAGAGGAAGACTGGGAGCAAGAAGATAAAGATGAAGACATGGGTCCCAGGCTGGAGCACAGTCCCTCAGTTCAAGCAG ATTCTGAATCTCTAAGCCCTGAAGAAGTACCAGATTacctcct GCAATACAGGGCCATCCACAGTGCAGAACAGCAACATGCCTATGAGCAGGACTTTGAGACAGATTATGCCGAATACCGCATCCTGCATGCTCGCGTTGCGGCTGCAAGCCAGAGGTTTATAGAGCTGGCAGCTGAGATGAACAATGTTCAGCGTGGAACTCCAGAACACAAG GCGCTGGAAGAAAAGATAGTCCAGGAATATAAAAAGTTCAGGAAG CGGTACCCAGGTTACAGGGAAGAGAAGCGCCGCTGTGAGTACTTGCATCAGAAACTGTCCCACATCAAAGGTCTCATCTTGGAGTTTGAGGAAAAGAACAGGGGCAGCTGA
- the SERF2 gene encoding small EDRK-rich factor 2, translating to MTRGNQRELARQKNMKKQSDSVKGKRRDDGLSAAARKQRDSEIMQQKQKKANEKKEEPK from the exons ATGACCC gcgGTAACCAGCGCGAGCTCGCCCGccagaagaatatgaaaaagcagagcgACTCGGTTAAGGGAAAGCGCCGAGATGACGGGCTTTCTGCTGCCGCCCGCAAGCAGAG GGACTCGGAGATCATgcagcagaagcagaaaaaggCAAACGAGAAGAAGGAGGAACCCAAGTAG
- the SERF2 gene encoding small EDRK-rich factor 2 isoform X1, translating to MTRGNQRELARQKNMKKQSDSVKGKRRDDGLSAAARKQSAPSSLPLGTRRSCSRSRKRQTRRRRNPSSFVASCPTLLPFACVPGASPITLAFSPVVLTGPSTDGIPFALSLQRVPFVLPTPQVASLPLGHSWG from the exons ATGACCC gcgGTAACCAGCGCGAGCTCGCCCGccagaagaatatgaaaaagcagagcgACTCGGTTAAGGGAAAGCGCCGAGATGACGGGCTTTCTGCTGCCGCCCGCAAGCAGAG TGCCCCATCATCTCTACCCCTAGGGACTCGGAGATCATgcagcagaagcagaaaaaggCAAACGAGAAGAAGGAGGAACCCAAGTAGCTTTGTGGCTTCGTGTCCAACCCTCTTGCCCTTCGCCTGTGTGCCTGGAGCCAGTCCCATCACGCTCGCGTTTTCTCCTGTAGTGCTCACAGGTCCCAGCACCGATGGCATTCCCTTTGCCCTGAGTCTGCAGCGGGTCCCTTTTGTGCTTCCTACCCCTCAGGTAGCCTCTCTCCCCCTGGGCCACTCCTGGGGGTGA
- the SERINC4 gene encoding serine incorporator 4 isoform X1 encodes MVGEKAVTSPNTSLRLAPQRRGVNSVIVSPPFYQVSCCGPVPCTCCCPSKRPPLTEPPCSRLFYILLHVGTSAVCCLLLSRTVVERVWGKAHGIQMPSGLCAHLFGHSHCPVLRGSGAVYRLCAGTATFHLLQAVLLIDLHSRTSLRAQLHNSFWLLKLLLLLGLCAVAFCIPDEHLFPAWHYIGICGGFTFILLQLVLITAFAHSWNKNWQTGAAQDCRWFLAVLLTTLGFYSMAGAAAALLFHHYTHPAGCLLNKMLLSLHLCFCGLLSFLSIAPCIRLKQPRSGLLQASIISCYIMYLTFSALSSRPPERVILQGQNHTLCLPGLSKMESHTPDTSLAVMSAGIMYACVLFACNEASYLAEVFGPLWIVKVYSYEFQKPSLCFCCPETGEPEEGPRGVAARPADQETSPAPPVQVQQLSYSYSAFHFVFFLASLYVMVTLTNWFSYEGAELEKTFITGSWATFWVKVASCWACVLLYLGLLLAPFCWSPIPDPQHPILRRHCHRVLPNDKYPI; translated from the exons ATGGTGGGTGAAAAAGCGGTCACAAGTCCCAACACCTCCCTCCGCCTGGCACCGCAACGCAGGGGAGTCAACAGTGTCATAGTGAGTCCTCCCTTCTATCAG GTGTCCTGCTGCGGGCCTGTTCCCTGTACCTGCTGCTGCCCTTCTAAGCGGCCCCCTCTCACAGAGCCTCCCTGTAGCCGCCTGTTCTACATCCTCCTCCACGTGGGGACCTCAGCAGTCTGCTGCCTCCTGCTGTCAAGGACAGTGGTGGAGAGAGTTTGGGGCAAGGCACATGGG ATCCAGATGCCCTCAGGGCTGTGTGCCCATCTGTTTGGCCACTCTCACTGCCCAGTGCTGCGCGGCTCTGGGGCTGTATACCGCCTATGTGCAGGAACTGCCACCTTCCACCTGCTGCAGGCTGTGCTGCTGATCGACCTCCACTCCCGCACCAGCCTAAGAGCACAGCTACATAATAG TTTCTGGCTCCTCAAGCTGCTACTCCTGCTAGGTCTCTGTGCTGTTGCCTTCTGCATCCCTGATGAGCATCTCTTTCCAG CCTGGCATTACATTGGCATATGTGGCGGCTTCACATTCATCCTGCTGCAGTTGGTGCTTATTACTGCCTTTGCTCATTCCTGGAACAAGAACTG GCAAACAGGTGCAGCCCAAGACTGCCGCTGGTTCCTGGCTGTGCTGCTGACCACCCTAGGATTCTACAGCATGGCGGGCGCAGCAGCCGCACTCCTATTCCACCACTACACGCACCCCGCTGGCTGCCTGCTCAACAAGATGCTGCTCAGTCTGCACCTTTGTTTCTGtggcctcctctccttcctctccatcGCTCCCTGCATCCGCCTCA AGCAACCTCGCTCTGGCCTTCTACAAGCCTCTATCATCAGCTGCTATATCATGTACCTGACATTCTCTGCACTGTCCAGCCGTCCTCCAGAGAGGG TAATCCTTCAAGGACAGAATCACACTCTGTGCCTGCCTGGCCTGAGTAAAATGGAATCCCACACACCAGATACTTCTCTGGCAGTGATGAGTGCTGGCATCATGTATGCTTGCGTGCTTTTTGCTTG CAACGAGGCTTCTTACCTGGCTGAGGTATTTGGGCCCTTGTGGATTGTCAAGGTTTACAGCTATGAGTTCCAG AAGCCCTCACTCTGCTTCTGCTGCCCTGAAACAGGGGAGCCAGAGGAAG gaCCAAGAGGTGTGGCTGCAAGACCAGCTGACCAAGAGACCTCTCCAGCTCCTCCAGTGCAAGTCCAGCAGCTTTCCTATAGCTATTCTGCCTTCCACTTCGTCTTCTTCCTTGCATCACTTTATGTCATGGTTACCCTCACCAACTGGTTCAG CTATGAGGGAGCAGAGCTGGAAAAGACCTTCATCACAGGTAGCTGGGCTACCTTCTGGGTCAAGGTTGCCTCATGCTGGGCCTGTGTACTCCTCTATCTGGGGCTGCTACTAGCACCATTCTGTTGGTCCCCAATCCCAGACCCCCAACATCCTATCTTAAGGCGACATTGTCATCGTGTATTGCCAAATGACAAATATCCAATCTAG
- the SERINC4 gene encoding serine incorporator 4 isoform X2 — MISYIFLLVPHLQPGITLAYVAASHSSCCSWCLLLPLLIPGTRTEQPRSGLLQASIISCYIMYLTFSALSSRPPERVILQGQNHTLCLPGLSKMESHTPDTSLAVMSAGIMYACVLFACNEASYLAEVFGPLWIVKVYSYEFQKPSLCFCCPETGEPEEGPRGVAARPADQETSPAPPVQVQQLSYSYSAFHFVFFLASLYVMVTLTNWFSYEGAELEKTFITGSWATFWVKVASCWACVLLYLGLLLAPFCWSPIPDPQHPILRRHCHRVLPNDKYPI; from the exons ATGATCAGTTACATTTTCCTACTGGTGCCTCACCTGCAGCCTGGCATTACATTGGCATATGTGGCGGCTTCACATTCATCCTGCTGCAGTTGGTGCTTATTACTGCCTTTGCTCATTCCTGGAACAAGAACTG AGCAACCTCGCTCTGGCCTTCTACAAGCCTCTATCATCAGCTGCTATATCATGTACCTGACATTCTCTGCACTGTCCAGCCGTCCTCCAGAGAGGG TAATCCTTCAAGGACAGAATCACACTCTGTGCCTGCCTGGCCTGAGTAAAATGGAATCCCACACACCAGATACTTCTCTGGCAGTGATGAGTGCTGGCATCATGTATGCTTGCGTGCTTTTTGCTTG CAACGAGGCTTCTTACCTGGCTGAGGTATTTGGGCCCTTGTGGATTGTCAAGGTTTACAGCTATGAGTTCCAG AAGCCCTCACTCTGCTTCTGCTGCCCTGAAACAGGGGAGCCAGAGGAAG gaCCAAGAGGTGTGGCTGCAAGACCAGCTGACCAAGAGACCTCTCCAGCTCCTCCAGTGCAAGTCCAGCAGCTTTCCTATAGCTATTCTGCCTTCCACTTCGTCTTCTTCCTTGCATCACTTTATGTCATGGTTACCCTCACCAACTGGTTCAG CTATGAGGGAGCAGAGCTGGAAAAGACCTTCATCACAGGTAGCTGGGCTACCTTCTGGGTCAAGGTTGCCTCATGCTGGGCCTGTGTACTCCTCTATCTGGGGCTGCTACTAGCACCATTCTGTTGGTCCCCAATCCCAGACCCCCAACATCCTATCTTAAGGCGACATTGTCATCGTGTATTGCCAAATGACAAATATCCAATCTAG